A window of the Chloroflexus sp. Y-396-1 genome harbors these coding sequences:
- a CDS encoding hydrogenase maturation protease — protein MSEQLLIIGCGNLLRGDDAVGPVLVRRLLELGLPPDVGVADAGTSGMDVAFRMRGVEMVILVDAARTGAEAGTIYSVPGSIVEQLPPLTGINLHAFRWDHALAFGRWLLKDEYPRSVQVYLIEGADFTIGAPLSPPVAARMEDLAHHLHHNPWQPYPGYARVFDSSSDHHGDVAA, from the coding sequence ATGTCTGAACAGTTGCTCATTATCGGTTGTGGGAACTTACTGCGCGGCGACGATGCCGTTGGGCCGGTGCTGGTGCGGCGATTGCTTGAACTGGGCTTACCGCCCGATGTTGGCGTCGCCGATGCCGGCACCAGCGGGATGGATGTTGCCTTTCGGATGCGAGGGGTGGAGATGGTGATCCTGGTTGATGCCGCTCGCACCGGTGCTGAAGCCGGAACGATTTACTCTGTACCTGGTTCGATCGTCGAACAATTGCCACCGCTCACCGGGATCAACCTGCATGCGTTTCGTTGGGATCACGCACTGGCGTTTGGGCGCTGGCTGCTCAAAGATGAGTACCCACGTTCAGTACAGGTGTATCTGATAGAGGGAGCCGACTTCACTATTGGCGCCCCGCTTAGCCCTCCGGTCGCGGCTCGTATGGAGGACTTGGCCCACCATCTTCACCATAACCCATGGCAACCGTATCCGGGCTACGCTAGGGTGTTTGATAGCAGTAGTGATCATCATGGAGACGTGGCTGCTTGA